GGTAGACGCTCGGCAGCGCGCGGGATGATCGGCTCATGATAGCCGCCGGATGCGACGACGACCTGATCGGCCGTGATCTTGCCGGTTGACGTCACAACCTCAAACCCGCCGTCAGGCAGACCCTTGACGCTCTCGACCGTCACGCCTTCAAGGATCGGGGCTCTCACCGAACTGGCGAAGCCCTCAAGGTAGGCGATGATCTCGTCTTTCCTCATGAACCCGTGCGGGTCGCTGCCTTTGTAATTCCAGCCGGGCAACAGGCATTGCCAGTTGGGGGTCACGAGGCAGAAATTATCCCAGCGCTGCGTCGACCAGGTGTGCATCGCGCGGCGCTTTTCAAAGATGATGTGATCGATATGGCGCTGGCTCAGGTAATAACTGACGGAGAGGCCCGCCTGACCGCCGCCAATGATCGCCACAGGATAATGAGAGGTGGAGCTACGCATTCAAATCTCCTGCGTCATTCTTCAAAGGAAATGATGTTGACTTCGGGATGTGGGTGATCGACGAACGCGCGCGCCGCATCCTCGATTCGTGCGCGCTGCTTCAAGGCGCGCGAACAAGGCTTGCCGTATTTTGCGCGAACGCGATCGCTGGCGATCGTCAGCGCGATACGGCTGCGCTCGAGAAAATCTGCGAGCCTGTAGCTCGTACCGGGGACGAAATAGTCCTTAATCACCAACGATGGCGAGTAGCAGCTTTCGACGGAGCCGTCGGGCCAGCGAATGTTGAACCGCATTTCAGGCATTGCATGTCTCTTTTATGATGGCATATTGGCCGAGGTGCGCTTCCGCGACCTGAGACCAATCAAACTGCGCCGCGCGCTCGATACCGAGTTGGCGAAAACGTCCATGGCGTTTTGGATGCAAAGCGGCCTGCATGGCGTCGGCGATGCTCGCCGGGTCGTTGGGCTCGCACCACAACACATCTGAATCGGTCAGGTATTCCGTGAACGGCGCCATGCGAGAGACAATCGCGGGTGTGCCGCTTGCCATCGCTTCGAGGACGACGAGGCCGAAACCTTCTTTCACCGAAGGGAAGACCAGCGCCGTCGACGTACGATAAAGCGGCGGCATCAAGGCCTGCGGCAGTGGACCGGTTCGGATCACCGCGGACTCGGGCAGGCCGCTCTCGGCAAGAGCCTCGGAAAAGCGAATTTGATAGGCGGTGTGGTCGAGCAGCGAAGCGCCACCGGCGATAACGAGACGTGCCGCAGGATGTTGCGCCAAGAGCAATTTGAATGCTTCGAGAATCCGCAGAGTGTTCTTGCGCTCCTCGACGCCGCCGACCGCGAGGAAGATTGGCGCGTTTGAGACAAGGCCCAGTCGCCCGCGTAAGGCGATGTCGCTCCTGTCAGGGGTCGGCGAGAAGCGCGCTGAATCGACGCCATTTCCGACAACGTCAGTGTCCCGCTTCCAAGTGTTCCGGAGCCAATCGCGCCACAGCCCGCTGACGGTCAACAGAACATCCGCCGCTTCGATCGAGCGGCGCTGCAAGGCGGCGAGGCGCGCGTCCGCAAAGTCATCGACGTGATGCACGGTGCGGACAAAGCCGGCGATCCTGCCTTGTGCTTTGAGAGTCGCAAGCACGTTCCCGGAGATGCCGTCCTGGGCGTGCCAGACGTCGAAGTCGTCCCGCGTGGCGGAGAAATAATCCAAATAATCCGCGACGCGCTGCTCGACCATGGCCAGGACACCCGGGCGGCTCGGG
This Methylovirgula sp. DNA region includes the following protein-coding sequences:
- a CDS encoding MSMEG_0565 family glycosyltransferase, which encodes MSAVPPLRVALLTHSTNPRGGVVHTLELADALTRLGHRVTVFAPDATGSGFFRPTLCETRCIPVAPSRPGVLAMVEQRVADYLDYFSATRDDFDVWHAQDGISGNVLATLKAQGRIAGFVRTVHHVDDFADARLAALQRRSIEAADVLLTVSGLWRDWLRNTWKRDTDVVGNGVDSARFSPTPDRSDIALRGRLGLVSNAPIFLAVGGVEERKNTLRILEAFKLLLAQHPAARLVIAGGASLLDHTAYQIRFSEALAESGLPESAVIRTGPLPQALMPPLYRTSTALVFPSVKEGFGLVVLEAMASGTPAIVSRMAPFTEYLTDSDVLWCEPNDPASIADAMQAALHPKRHGRFRQLGIERAAQFDWSQVAEAHLGQYAIIKETCNA
- a CDS encoding MSMEG_0570 family nitrogen starvation response protein, whose product is MPEMRFNIRWPDGSVESCYSPSLVIKDYFVPGTSYRLADFLERSRIALTIASDRVRAKYGKPCSRALKQRARIEDAARAFVDHPHPEVNIISFEE